In a genomic window of Dermochelys coriacea isolate rDerCor1 chromosome 11, rDerCor1.pri.v4, whole genome shotgun sequence:
- the GBX2 gene encoding homeobox protein GBX-2 isoform X1 — MSAASRSSLMMMQRPLGSSTAFSIDSLIGSPPQPSPGHFVYAGYPMFMPYRPVVLPPPPPTLPQASLQPALPPSHPHHPIPSLPPGFCSSLAQGMALTSTLMATLPSTFSASPQHQEAARKFAPQALPGSFDKGEGIPQESEEGKPFPGKESSLLSFAAAEAAQASLGGAGRAQATDDSKAEDDSKGKEESFSVDSDLDYSSDDNITSQAAHKEEDSGNALEENTQSTNNSNTTTSTGKNRRRRTAFTSEQLLELEKEFHCKKYLSLTERSQIAHALKLSEVQVKIWFQNRRAKWKRVKAGNANSKTGEPSRNPKIVVPIPVHVSRFAIRSQHQQLEQARP, encoded by the exons ATGAGCGCAGCCTCCCGGTCCTCCCTCATGATGATGCAGCGCCCCTTGGGCAGCAGCACGGCCTTCAGCATAGACTCTCTCATAGGCAgcccgccccagcccagcccgggcCACTTCGTCTACGCCGGCTACCCCATGTTCATGCCCTACCGGCCGGTGGTcttgcccccgcccccgccgacCCTCCCTCAAGCCTCGCTGCAGCCCGCCCTgccgccctcccacccccaccacccaatccccagcctgccccccggcttctgctccagcctggcccaAGGGATGGCGCTCACCTCCACGCTCATGGCCACGCTGCCCAGCACCTTCTCCGCTTCCCCGCAGCACCAGGAGGCGGCCCGGAAGTTTGCCCCGCAAGCTCTCCCGGGCAGCTTCGACAAGGGCGAAGGGATCCCGCAGGAGAGCGAGGAGGGGAAGCCCTTCCCGGGCAAGGAGAGCTCCCTGCTGTCGTTCGCCGCCGCAGAGGCCGCGCAGGCTTCCCTGG gAGGGGCTGGCCGGGCTCAGGCCACAGATGATTCCAAAGCGGAAGACGACTCTAAAGGCAAAGAGGAAAGTTTCTCGGTGGACAGCGATCTAGATTATAGCTCTGATGACAATATCACAAGCCAAGCCGCTCATAAAGAAGAGGACTCTGGCAACGCACTAGAAGAAAACACCCAGAGCACAAATAACTCAAACACCACCACATCCACTGGCAAAAACAGGCGCAGGAGAACAGCCTTTACCAGCGAGCAGCTGCTAGAGTTGGAAAAGGAATTTCATTGCAAAAAGTATCTGTCTCTGACAGAGAGATCCCAGATCGCTCACGCCCTCAAACTCAGTGAAGTGCAGGTCAAAATCTGGTTCCAGAACAGAAGAGCCAAGTGGAAAAGGGTGAAAGCCGGCAATGCTAACTCGAAGACAGGAGAACCATCCAGAAACCCCAAGATCGTGGTACCCATCCCCGTCCATGTCAGCAGATTTGCCATCAGAAGTCAGCACCAGCAGCTGGAACAAGCCAGACCCTGA
- the GBX2 gene encoding homeobox protein GBX-2 isoform X2 gives MSAASRSSLMMMQRPLGSSTAFSIDSLIGSPPQPSPGHFVYAGYPMFMPYRPVVLPPPPPTLPQASLQPALPPSHPHHPIPSLPPGFCSSLAQGMALTSTLMATLPSTFSASPQHQEAARKFAPQALPGSFDKGEGIPQESEEGKPFPGKESSLLSFAAAEAAQASLGAGRAQATDDSKAEDDSKGKEESFSVDSDLDYSSDDNITSQAAHKEEDSGNALEENTQSTNNSNTTTSTGKNRRRRTAFTSEQLLELEKEFHCKKYLSLTERSQIAHALKLSEVQVKIWFQNRRAKWKRVKAGNANSKTGEPSRNPKIVVPIPVHVSRFAIRSQHQQLEQARP, from the exons ATGAGCGCAGCCTCCCGGTCCTCCCTCATGATGATGCAGCGCCCCTTGGGCAGCAGCACGGCCTTCAGCATAGACTCTCTCATAGGCAgcccgccccagcccagcccgggcCACTTCGTCTACGCCGGCTACCCCATGTTCATGCCCTACCGGCCGGTGGTcttgcccccgcccccgccgacCCTCCCTCAAGCCTCGCTGCAGCCCGCCCTgccgccctcccacccccaccacccaatccccagcctgccccccggcttctgctccagcctggcccaAGGGATGGCGCTCACCTCCACGCTCATGGCCACGCTGCCCAGCACCTTCTCCGCTTCCCCGCAGCACCAGGAGGCGGCCCGGAAGTTTGCCCCGCAAGCTCTCCCGGGCAGCTTCGACAAGGGCGAAGGGATCCCGCAGGAGAGCGAGGAGGGGAAGCCCTTCCCGGGCAAGGAGAGCTCCCTGCTGTCGTTCGCCGCCGCAGAGGCCGCGCAGGCTTCCCTGG GGGCTGGCCGGGCTCAGGCCACAGATGATTCCAAAGCGGAAGACGACTCTAAAGGCAAAGAGGAAAGTTTCTCGGTGGACAGCGATCTAGATTATAGCTCTGATGACAATATCACAAGCCAAGCCGCTCATAAAGAAGAGGACTCTGGCAACGCACTAGAAGAAAACACCCAGAGCACAAATAACTCAAACACCACCACATCCACTGGCAAAAACAGGCGCAGGAGAACAGCCTTTACCAGCGAGCAGCTGCTAGAGTTGGAAAAGGAATTTCATTGCAAAAAGTATCTGTCTCTGACAGAGAGATCCCAGATCGCTCACGCCCTCAAACTCAGTGAAGTGCAGGTCAAAATCTGGTTCCAGAACAGAAGAGCCAAGTGGAAAAGGGTGAAAGCCGGCAATGCTAACTCGAAGACAGGAGAACCATCCAGAAACCCCAAGATCGTGGTACCCATCCCCGTCCATGTCAGCAGATTTGCCATCAGAAGTCAGCACCAGCAGCTGGAACAAGCCAGACCCTGA